Within the Mesotoga sp. Brook.08.105.5.1 genome, the region CTTAATGTTCACCATCGTGAGCATAGAAGTGTGAAGGAAGTTCATCTTCGTGGTACATGTAGATTACTATTCCATACAGCCGACTGATTGCAGGCATTCACACCGCGGCCTTTGTTTTGGGGAAGATCTCTTCTGGCTTCTTTCCCGTTATCCTCATAAAAAGCGAATCAGCGCAGCTTTCAAGATCTTCTCCCCATGCTAAAGCTCTGCCGTCCCTGACAATGCTAACGCCTTCAAAAAACTCATAATTCTTGAGAGGACCGAAAAGAGGAGATGCGGCCAGCTCAGAGAAATCCACTGTTCCCACTACTCCATTTTCAAAGGCGAGTTTTACCTTAAAAGCCTCCAGAGCTTCCGCCTGAGCTATTCTTATCATAATTCACCTCCTTCTCTGCTTGAATTATAGCACTGGAAGCATTTTTCTCAAGTTCATTCGCCGGAGTATTGTGCATATTCGATCTTGGACCATGTGATCTTTGAGAGGACTATTAATTCTATTGCGATAGTGTTGCTCTTCCAGAGCAAAACAAATACGGACTCTATCTTTCGATAATCTGTGTTGAAGGGAGTTCCAAGTGCCGAGATACAAGTTTAAGGAGCTGGAAGAACTTCTTCTGGTGCTTGATCAGAGATATCCGGAGAAGTGGACAACTTGTTGTCCAAAATCCCGTGGCATAACTACGAGCTATTGTCAATATTGAAAGCCGAGTGTCCACATTGGAATCGAATTTGAATGGGGCAGATCCGTATCGTCTCTTATTACGAACTCTGCTTTCTTTGGTTTCTTGCTCCTTCCTCCCACTTCAATAATCTTGCCATCTACAGAGAAATCTCCGTTTCGCTCATCCGCACAGGCAAAGATTCTTTTACCCGAATCTTCAAAGGATTGTGCCACATAGGCTTCTCTTCTTGTTCCGGTATTTCCTGTACCAATTGAGTAGAAAGTAGGGTCGCCAA harbors:
- a CDS encoding DUF2442 domain-containing protein translates to MIRIAQAEALEAFKVKLAFENGVVGTVDFSELAASPLFGPLKNYEFFEGVSIVRDGRALAWGEDLESCADSLFMRITGKKPEEIFPKTKAAV